Genomic segment of Gopherus flavomarginatus isolate rGopFla2 chromosome 2, rGopFla2.mat.asm, whole genome shotgun sequence:
tctgtgcctcaggcaGCATGGTATTTGTGCAGAAATAAAGGAGGGGGCAATGCAGGCAGCATTCCTGCAGCAGGAATGCTTCACAGGAGACACTTGGGGGCCAACCAGGGGAGGGAATGCCTTTCATCTTTAGGGATTTAGGCCAGTCTGCTGGTAACGTGATCCTGCAGAATCGGATGAGCCTGAGAAGGCTGGACACAAGGCCAAGTAAGAGACACATGGAGCTTGTCTCTTTTAGGAATGTGTGGGTACATCACCTGTCCATCTGGACACAGTTCCTCTATCCCTTACCTACAGCAGCATTTGTTAATGCTCCCATCTACTATCCCATCAAAGGACTGGAGAGAAGTGTAAAGTTAAATAGCAGGTGATTGTTTCTGCTATCTGTGTGTTGATGCTTTTCTTGCTTCCTTCCTCTTTTCTAGCCTCTGGCCACATAAGTCACAGCATCTTAGActcaggcctggcctggcctggcctagaATTTAAAGGGGTGCTGTTAGCTAGAGGGGAGCTGAGATCTAGGCCATGTGAAGGTACAACTTGCCTTGTGTTGATTAGACTTTCAAAGGTGCTGGTTAGTCCAAGCCAGCTGACACGATCTGACACTACACCTTTAAATCCTGGTGGAGCTGAAGCCTTGTGGGGGCAGATGCAGATGAGCTCACCTGCATCTGGTAAGCAGCTGTTTGAACtggtgcaacacacacacagagggaatgGAAAGCATCAGTCACACCACTTCAGACTCCTGGACGCTCTCACCTCTGAAGTTGTCCCTGTACTCCTGAGAGCTCTGTGGGCCTGCGAAGTCCCCAAAGGCAGAAGTTAGGCAGGACAGGACACTAGCTAAAGTTCCTGGTGGGGCACTGAATTAGAGAAGAGAGTTTGTTTGAGGGAGCTGAACCAAGAGTTAGAAGGGAGAGTCCAGATATGCCCTTTGCCAACACTGTACAAGGGAAGGATGGCCAAAGGGACGGGCAGAAATTCCCGTCAGAGCAGTAGTTTTGAGAACGACACCATCTGCAGAAGCTGAGCAACCCCCAAGATCCCACAGCTGAGGTGGCAGAAAGTCTTAGTTTCCTGCCAACTTTAAGATTCTGCATCTTTAACCCTTTCAAGGCCTTGAActttctcccactgaagtcagtggacagGTATGGCATAGAAATGGATAGAAGCAGGAGTCAGAATTTACATCTCCTTCCAGTCCCACCAGTGTGATTaaccctgctgaagtcagtggagtcgtaccagcacttacACCCTAGGTGAGGACAGGCAGTACCATTTGCTGCTCAATCCTGCAGCAGCGTCCAACCACCTTCTTTCAAGGTGGGGCCAGCCTGTTCCCAAGAGAGTTATTCCTCACCAGCCCTGTACATACTGCCAGGTCAGCAGGTCCCTATCACATGTGCTTCATTAAGTGACAATGCAATCACCACAAAGCACACACGGCACACACTGTTTGCTTAGTATTGGACACTCCTGATGGGCCTCTTCCTCCTCCCGCCACAGTCCCAGAGACCACAGAGACCCCAAACACTCTACCCGTTTTGCACCATCTTGGCCAGTTTTATTGTAGACACCTAGATGCTTCCAGCCAGACCAACGCAGCCTTTGGAGAGATCCACAGGAACCTCCACAGACAGTGTCATGAGAGTAGCTTGGGAACATCTCAAACCATTTCAGGGTTCTGCAAAACCAATGGGTGTTTTAACTTCCCACCCCCAATCCCCTGGAAATTTAAACCCAGGATTCCTGTCCTCGAGGCAACTCAACTGAAATAAACTTGCTCCGTTTTTAGATCAGAAGAACTAGTGCTCTGTAACATGGATCATAGAGCACCCCAAAAACTCAGCTGGCATACTGGGATACCCTAGAAACAGTACGTTAGTTCATTTGAATTTCTCCTCTCTCCTTGTCTTTACACTCCTATTTTCAGTCCTGCTATTAAGGAGCATGGACCGACAACATCCAAGTTCGCGCTGCATTTTGGAACATACTTGTCTGAGCAACTACAAGGTGGATGGGGTCACCTCTGGCATTAAGAGGAATCTCCAGAACCTATTTTgctcccattttttttttaaacccacaaCGTGTGTGTCGAAGTCCCCAGCGTACGATGTCAATTACAAAAAAAGCTCAAAGATCAAGAGTAAAAATGATGTGGTCCAGCGCGTCCGTATATTCTCTTACCGCTTTGCAACACAAGGCCAtgggacaggggcagctccaaaGGCGAGATGCAGCACAGCTGCAACTCCAGTGTTACTGAGTATCCTACCCCTGAGCCATGGCTGGCTGAGACCCACTACCATCAGTAGAAACCCTCTCTCTCCACAAAGGACAGTGTCCATGCCAGTGGCTACAGCTTGTTGTTCCGGTGGAAGGTGGTCCCGTGGGGGGAGGCGTATGTTGGCTGATTGTGCCACGTCGAAACAGGGTATAGCCTGTGCCGCAGTGAGCTGTCGTAAGACGTAGGGTAATGCACTAGGCTGGCAGCCAGCGGCCGGCAGAGGTCTGAGGATTGAGTAGAGGCAGCTAATATGTGGCCTGGAAACGCAGGGATGACAAATGGGTTGACAGAGTGTGAAGGGATCAGTGGAGAGGACTGGCCCTTTAAATGGTCCGCGGGGGTGCCAAAGTTCACCGGGAACCTCAGCATAGTCCCTTTGTAACTGtcctgccctgcagcagaggggagTGGCGCTGGGAAGCTGGAGTTTGGTACCATAGCCTGGGGCTTGGCCAGGCCCGGCTGGAGGCTTGGCGACTCGCCGCGCTTGTCCTTTGGCTCCACTCCCTTGACGAGAGGTGAGATGGCCTTTAGCTTCTTCCCATGAACAAAGCCCTCCTCCTCCAGACTGCGCTTGCTCCTCGGcctgaggcccagggcagggctgcccacCTGGCTCTGTGGGATGGGCTGGATGAGCCCTCCATTCTTGGGTAGCTGGGGACTGGTCTTGGCAAAGCTGGCGATGGGTGGAACCCAGCAGCCTTTCACACTGGCGAAGGGAGAGCCTCTGCTCCCTGTAGAGCCACTTTTGTAGAGGGCGGAGAGTCCCTGGCTGTCTCTGCTCCAggagggcagagcctggctcGCTTTGCTGCGCAGATCTTCTGGCTGCTCCACACAATCCTCTGTACCCTCCTGCCTCTTCCGAGGGAGGTTGGCTTGCTGCAGGTCCTTGCCTGGCTGCTGATAGATGGAGAGAGACTCTGGGAAATCCTTGAAGCCATGAAAATACTCCATCGGGCCTCGTAGGGGGTGGCAGCTCACAGGTTTCAGAACCTCACTTCTGTACGCATGGAAGTGGCCAGTGAAgatggcaggagcaggggagaggtgGCGCCCTGAACTCCCGTCCTCTGTCCTCGGAAATATCTGGCTGCCTCTGGGGCTCAGAGATCCCTTTGGGCATGGTGTCCCCTCCCCTTTATTAGGGGGCTGACACACTTGGGCTGGGTCATTGGCATCATCCCCCTCTGGCACAGGGCTCCTTCCCTCTTTGCTCTGATGAATGACTGATGGCCTGTTGGAGtcaagctctgggctggggcaggggagccctgCAGACCTGGATTTCTTGCCTTCGGGGCAGTGGCTCAGGTGTCTCTCATGACAGTGCAGGGATTCCGCCTTGCTCACTTGAGCCAGCAGCTTTTTCTTGGCCAAGGGAGACATGATGCCATGGTTCCCTTTGGAGTAGAAGCTGGAGAAGAGCCGTTTGTAGGCCTCGGAGCAGCCGTGGGCCCTGCAGTTGCTGTGGCAGCTCACGGACAGCTGGCTCTTGGCCAAGTCTTTGGTGTTCGAAATGGGGAGCCCCTCAGCTCGGTCTCCCGGTCGGCTCTGCTCGGGGCCATCCGTCACAGTCTCCCTGCCCCGTTTGGGAGCAGCAGAGGCATCCGGCTTCACCTTCTCAGGCAAAACCTACAACCCAAGGGATGGGAGCATGAGCACTGGGAAAGGGCTGAGAACACTCCCGTGAGCAGGTTGGGGTCAGAGGGGGCCTGGGACACAGCCCCTACTCATCTGCTAAATGCAGGCAGACCTCTGACCCGGGTGAGCagctccccgcaccccagccacTGTGGTAAGAGATCCCCATTCTAGCTGAACTTCTAATTACAGCTGTGCGGGTTCCAGATCCACCCACCTGTCAGAGTCCCCCCCAAAAGCCATAGGGAGCCAGCCCTCCAGCTCCCACActcctttgttctcttccccCAGGCATCCAGCCacagcctcctcctccctgctgtcCCCCAGCCCATTGCAGTTCTCTTCTCTCAGAGGCTGTTCTCCCTGTCCAGTCCCTCGCCCCAGCACAGCCCACAGTATCTCTCCTTGCAGCATGAGCACTGTCAGGAGCAATGATCTGGAGGCTGCTGTTGAGAGGCCCTGATGAGGGGGTGACCCGGCCTGGCCCAGTCCTGCACCTGGTCTCCGCTTTTCTCCTTCTTGACTCTCTTGCTCTTTTCGGCTGCGTCATCGCCCTGCTCCCCACGGGGCTCCCTGGAGACCTTGTACTGCTTCCGGGGCTtggcggggggcaggggcttgtCATCCTCACCTTTCAGGTGTCGCACGTACGGGAGGACCAGCCTGCAGGACAGAGAGGCCAAGTGCATGATTCAGGGACTGAGGCCCAGAGGGGCCCAGTTCAACTGAGACGTGCAGGCCCTTCCCACCCTAACCACGACACACAGCAGAGGACTTGGCTGGGCCTGGGCAGAGCACAGCAGTGGCACTAGGCCCACGCAGCAGTACCTGTGTTCCTAGGAGGAAGCACCAGATTCCAGCCCTGCTACACCCTAGCAGGTGCAACCAGCATCCTCAGGGACCTATATGTCCTCAGACAATTGAGCTGTAATAAACAACCCCTCCCCGCCACCCCACTTTTCTCTGGTCCCTTCCATCGGAGGATCTCAAAATACCTCAAATGTGGCTGGTTGCATCCCTGCCACAGCTTGCAGAGTAAGAGCGGTACaatccattctacagatggggaaactcaggcacagaACAAAGGGGCAGGACTTGCCGGGGAACCCAGTTTACATGTAGGGTGGGCAcaacggggggagggatagctcagtagtttgagcactgctaaacgcagggttgtgagctcaatccttgagggggccatttggggattggtcctgctttgagcagggggttggactaggtgatctcttgaggtcccttccaaccctaataacctATGATAAGGTGAGAAGCAGCGGATGCAGGGTGATGTTAACTGGAAGCCACTGATCTGGGGACCCAGGCCTGGAAGAGTGACTGAAGAGCAGGAGCTTCTGCTGCCTGCATGAGAGGTACAGCAACCTGCTCAGACCTCATGTGCCACAGAGGGAGCAAGCGCCCTGCTGCGCTAGTCTGGGCTCAGCACCACAGACAGTGCCAGTCGCCAGGACAGACACTCAAACCGAGGCCTCAAGGGCAGCCGTTCGTGGCCAAGAGCAGCTGCTCCTGGTGACACTGGCAGCCAGCTGAGGCGAGGCACTCCGGGAGGGCTGGCTGCTCTTCCTGTCTGTGCCCTCAGGGCTGTGGCATGGGCAGGAGGGGTCCATACCTCTCGTAGTGCCTCCTGGTGCAGGTGGCTGCACTGGTGCTTCCTGGGCTGCCTCCCAGCTCATCATACACGTTCTTCCAGAGGCGTCTTCCTGTGACCTGCAAAAGGAGGTGAGAATGAGCCCTACTGGAGACGCTGTGTCCACAGCATCAAGGAGCACCTTGTGGGCGACACCCTTATCCCAGCGATGTGCCACTGCTGCAGAGAAGGGAGAGGCCCTGCCAGAACAGGAAGCTGGGGTgcctgagcagggctgggggtggcgacagcagctcccctccaaagctgggggttggggagcacCCAAGGAGCTGAGCACACGTTCTATGTTAGAGCTGGCACCCTTGGCCCTaggtgctcagccctgctgatGGGATGCTCATTGCACTAACACCTGAGACTACATCCAGACCTCCATGGAGCCTCACGACAGGGCCATGGCTGAGAACAGGACAGGCCAATGAGCACACAGATCACAGGCCACCTGTTAGGATCTGGCCTAAGGCTGTGACCAtcacattttacagctggggaaactgaggcacagcacgaCCATGGCAAAGCTAGACCAGAACCCAGGCTTTCCAGTTCCAGTGCAGCACTGGTGTACAAAGGTACAACCTGTCAGCTCCAATGTGGGCCCGACCTCCTGCTGTCCTGCTTTGACCCCCAAGCCACCCTTCCCCTGCGCAGCAATCAGCACTGTGCTGCACTGGGGAGCCAGGAAAGAGTTAAGTGATGGGCACAGATAAGGCTAACTAGATCCATTCCCCCCACTCTAGGGTGGGTCAGctgtaggtagggtgaccagatgtcctgattttacagggacagtcccaatttttgggtctttttcttctataggctcctactacccctCCACCTCCGTCCCGAttcttcacacttgctgtctggtcaccctagctgtaggTGGCAGGGCTTTTGGTCAACTTGCTGAAAACGCCACATGCTCCATCttactggtgtctggagccggagAGCCCCTCTTGCGGGCTCTaggcagcctcccctccccatggaACTCTGCACAGGTGCTGGCGCCAGCAACTCGCATTGCTGCTGTTTGCAGGAACAGATGGGGCGACGGGGAGGAAATCAGCTGAGCCAAGCGAAGTGCCAACATGAAGGAAAATGTTCATTCTGCAGCCAAGTCCCCTCCCCGCTCTGCCCGTTAAATCCaccagggacaggaagaggcagcaggagatgccagcactgctctgctcaGAGAGATAAATCACCAGGTGCCTGTTTAACTCGCTCAGGCCCATGAGCCTCGGCAGGGTGGGGCCTttaaagggccagctccaggACTCTGCACACTGCTCTTGCTCTGAGGGGCTAAGCAGGGTGGCAGACGCCAGGTAACTTTCCCTTTCCCCTAAACTCTCTTGCTCTGGCTGCCGATGACCCCAGGGACTGGATTTTCCACCCCTCTGCCTTCAGGTCCAGCACTGTGCTTTGCTTACTGCACTGCACCGTCTGTGCCAATCAGCAGCTGTGTGCGCTGTCCCTTGCTCCAGAACCTCAATCATGAGCTTCACCAAGAtgaccctgcccctgcctctctAACACGGTGGATTTGCTTGTTGCAGGGAGGCGTGAACCAGCTGGGACACCCCAGCGATACCATCTTTGCAGTTCTGCTGCAGAAGAGCCCAAAGGCAAGTCTACAGCAGCCTCTGAGCCCCTTCTCTTCATTCCAAGTGGGGTTGCTGGGGCTGAGATCTGCACCAAGAGCACAGTTTGGCCACCACAGCTTTGTGCACTAGGGACCACCTTCAGCCCTCTGGGCATGCATCTGGCTGGAAGCAATGGCCGTTCCACCTCAGCTGAGAGACTCTGGGAGGTCTCTTCCATGCCATGGGGCCTTGCCCCATCACTGCAACATTGCAGCTGAGACCTGTTTGAACAGGAGTTTGGCCACAGGCTAGGACAGTTCCCCATGAGCCTCTAAACCCTGTCCTGCTCCCAACTGCTGCACATAGTAACAGATTTAGGCTCCAGAGGAAGTTGTGTCCCACTTTGCTAAAGAGATGACCCTGCAACAGGGCAGCATAAGGGTGACAGTAGTGGAGTCCGCGCCCCAGTAATACAGTTCCATTCTTCTTACCAGCTCATATGCTCCCAGCTTCTCCACAGCTTTGTAGATCTTCCACAGGTTAACTAGACAAAGACAAGGAACAGGCAAGGAGTGAGGGTTGGTCACTGGGATAACGTTTCATGACCCCTGTGCCAAGGCACTACTCACCCCTCATCACCAGCAGCCCTGTCAGTGGGACTCTTGGGAGCTGTGTGAGAGTAgcccccactgactttaatggaaacTACAGGATGGGCCATCAGCAACATGACGCTGGGTCGTCAGTCAGGGCAGGACTCCATACACAGGATATATAGGGAGCACCACAGCCGTGTCATGCTGGGAGACCAGCTGCTGTGCTACCTTTCAGGGAGAGGTCAGTGCTGGGACACTGGGTGGCTTGGACAGGGCACTGCCACAAGGAAGATTACCAGACTGTTATGGTCTCAGTGAGCACAGAGGTGCTGTCGCAAAGAAGCTTTCCACCCGCCCAAGGCCCCTGCTGGCATGGCCAAGGCACTGGCAGAAATCAGAGCAGTACACTTCACCACACACAATGGCTTTCTCCTCTTGCTCTCTGCCgttagcacccccccccccaccgcccctcGCACAGGGAGCAGCACAGATAACACCTCTACCCATGCAGGGCCTGGGAAGGGGAGTTCTGGTCACTCAAAAAGCCACCCTTGAATTGTTGTGAGCCACCTGCATGAGGATCTCACTAGCAGCCACAGTTTGCTTCCTTTGGGCCACTGAGTGGTGCTAGTTGCTCATGGCACTGCAGGTTACTCAGCCAACAGGCCTGGGCCTGCCTGTCATGGAGGGGGAAATCACTGGCACTGTCCTGGGGTAGCCCCACCTTCCTGCCCCCAGTCTATGACTGGCTGTTACATGGATGTGACAGCTTCTCACAGGCCAGCcctgaagagctggctggcaTGTCACTCCTGCACCCACTCCTGCCGTGCCACCTGTGCTGAAAACCAGCAAAGGATTTGGgaactccccccccctccccaccccggcccCAAGACATGGTTATGAGCAGCCGAGCAGTAGGCTATGGGAGGAGAAGTGAGTGGATGCGCGCAAGGTGAGCGGACGCACTCTGCTTGAAGCCAAGATGAGGCACCCTCTCAATGGGGGTGTGACGGTCCTTCATGAACTTGTAGAGATTGACCAGGAAggcctgctcctcctccttctccctgctcGATGCCTGCTCATCCCCGATCTCCTCCACCAGCCTCTTCTGCTCCTCTTTGGAGCTGGTGTCCGGCTTTAGTGCTGGCGAGTCCTGCGGAGAAACACAGCCAGGCAATCACCAACTGAGGCGGGGAAGTCAAAGGACAGAGAGGGATGGGACCTGCCTCAGCTCACATAGAGAGTCcatggcagagacaggaatagaacctgggagtcctggctcccagcccccactctatTCACTGGACCATGTTCCCTATCAGAGCCAGGAATTgtaccaggagtcctgactgcccgGCCATTGCCACTCGGTCACCCAACTTGTATGCGTTTGCCACACAGAGCCAGCTAAAGTCTTCCTGACTCCAGAGGAGACTgcatttgtgtgtggggggacgATATTAATTCCTTAACCCTCCTAGATATGCAcagctgaggagcagcagcagctcccacgGCCTAGCTCATGTTTGCTTCAGAACAGCTGTGCAGGCTGGAGCGCCAAGATCCAGGACCAGTTGCCCCCAGAGTCCCTCAGCAAGGAGGGGAACAATGCAAGGCCACTTACGGAATGGCAGGGATGATAAGAGAGTTACTGAAGCTTCATATTTTCTTGCCTCTTTTCAACCTCATCTTGGACACCTCCAACACACATCTGCACGGCGCTGCCTGCTGGATACACACTCGCAGTAGTGAACTGggagtccggactcctgggttctactcccaccCGTAGGCTTTTCACAGAACGCCATGCTGCATTGTACCACTGCTCTAAATACCATTGAGAGGCGTTTTGTGGTCGGAGGCATTTTATTAGCTTCGGAGAGTAACAGACTTGTGCAACTAAAGAGTGAGAGCCAGAGTTTATTATTCTCCCGGCTGGGAAGGCAGCCAAGTTGGTCAGAGCACTGGAGCTGTGTGAGAACACGAGGAACAGCTTCCAGGAAAACAGAAGGGCAGAAATACTCGctctcatcctctctctctctctctctcttggctaAAAATGTTTCTCGTTTGTTTGTTCTACATTTTCCAGAGTTATAAAACTTGTTGCTATTTTTGGGCAAAGCAGCTGCTGAGCTCCCagcactttttcttctttctatTCTTTTAACTGCTTGTGACAGACGTGTTATTTTAGCTGCTGAGCTATTTCTGggcctccttttctttttttaaacttcagtgAATTCAGTGTGAGGGACTGGTGTGTGAGCTAGAGTCCTGGCAATTCAAGGCCTCTGCCATAGGGTAAGTTTCTCAAACCCACTCAACACTGCCGCAATCCACTCACTGCCCTGATGGGACAGCCCTCTCCTCTAGGGCACAAGACATGCTTTGCACACCATCCAGTCCTTGTCCACTCTGCTGAGCCTGCCCACTCAAGTTGGCTGTGTCAGTGGTTTCGGTGAAGTGGCCACCTGCCTGCTTGAAACCAGACTGAGTGAATGAACCACTTCACCAAACTCCTTTCACCAGAACAACACTCAGAGGGGAACAGTTTTTCCTAGATTGGATCAATACTGGTGGCCTGGATGGCGAGAGGCATGGTCTGCCATTGCTGGTGATCCAAGACATCCAGTGCCATTTAATAGGAGCAGTGTTATGGACGGTGTGTCCTGCCATGGCTATCACAGCAGCTAGGCTCAGGGTAGGGGACTGCTGGGGATACTTTGTCTCTAGTCCCATCTTTAGCAATCACACCAGCCACCCAGTGCTGAGGACTCTCACAACCTACACCCCTCACTCTCAGCACCATGGGGAAGGTCTCTTTTGTATCCATCCCATCTCTCTCCCCACCAAGATGGAAGTGGCAGGCGCCCCTTAGATGTGCCCACAAAGACACAAGGCATCATATGTCAGTTTCCATAGTGCTTGGGGAGATAATGGATTGACAAGAATCAGTGTAACCCAACACTCGACCCAGGGAGGCTGTACGACTCACACCTACCCCATGGCTGCAACCTAGGACGACTTTAAATTGACAGCTGAAGTGGAAGAGGAGGTAACACCAGTCTCACGCAACAGTCCCATGGAAGGTTCTGTGGCCAGGAGGCCATGGAACAGGCCCCGCAGGCAGGCAGATGCCTACAAGCAACAGGAGGAGCAGAACTCACAACCTTCCACAATGGAGAAGCCACAGGCCTCTGGTGAGCTAAAGGGGCATCTTCCCCAAAACAGAGAACAGACACACTTCCTATGGTCCACATGCTCCATGCAGTGACCTGCACTGGGCTGGGCACGTTCCCGCAGGCCTTTCACAGAGCAGCATGGGACCACATGTACCCAGCAGCATACATGACTATGCAACATGCTCCATGCAGCAAGGGCAGCAATGCTCAGAGAGACAAAGGTGGACATGACTTCCCCGACTGCCCTTCACTCATTTCCCCCTCACTAATTCCTTGGCTCTGTGGCTCCCCTCTCCATTTCACATGATGAGGGATGGACAATCTGAGCATTTGCTTTCTCTTTTGGGTTGTCACCATTCCTGGAAATGGTCTCAATTCCATAACTGTACCGATTATCCCAGAGGCCTGTAATGATTTTGGGGCAGGTCTCCTCTCTCAGCATCTCAGTTGCAGCCTGActtccgactccctgctccagatGGTGCACACCTGTGTGTGCACACCAGCCATTTGTGTGTGCAAACTGAGCACCGGGCAGGTTTGCACGCCTAGGACTGCAGCGTCATCAGTAGTCTGTTCCACAACTGCTTCAGCAGCACAGGTTGCATTTGTCTGGAAGTTTAAGAGAACCCCTGAGTCTTATCTGCATCCAGCTGCCTCAATCAACAATCCCCTTCTATTTATGACAACCAAGTTCTGGGTCTTCTCTACTGCAAGGGACACACCTTTGCTGCATGTTGCAGGTGTAAACAAGGGACTGATGCAGGTGCAAGTCAGCCCTGGCCACACAAACAGGCCCCATGCAGAATTCTGTAGTCACTCTATGGAATGGCTCCACATCACGCCTCCATATCTCTAAGGAGCCTGGCGACTGAGGCCAAGCTGAGGCAGCAGGCTATAAAGACGATGCACACAGTCTCCCTCATAGTCCCTTCATCTCCATGTCACTCCACACCTGCCTCTCCTACCCTCTCCCCCTCATCCCTgtcccttttctttccctttagctgattttaagaaaaaaaatcctggcaCTAACTTGCCATTCCACGGTTCACTCTGCTGGTGCGTTCTACACCTTCGCCCTGTGTCTGCCCTGCCCAGGTAGACAGCACTATCTCATTGCTTCCTTGTGCTCTGTCTTAGCCTGTTGGCTCTCATCAGGTACTTTGGGGCAGGTCCCCTCTCTCTGTTCTGGGACTGTACACCGGCCAGCCCAACAAGGTCCCAGGCCAGGATTGGGGAACCTAtgacaatacaaataaaacaacccttagcagctcttccccggaggctTGACTTAAAAATTGGTTGTTTTTCCTTCATCTAGAATAAGAGTGAGAACAACCCAAAGTCTAGGGCTGTCTTTCAGTACAGACACCCAGAGCAGTCCCCATCGGGGTATGCTGGAACAGCGATGAACAGCCTTTAACAACTGTTTGCCAtcaaggggaaggagagagattccCCCCGCACTAGGCTGCACAGGAATTTCAGCTGTTGTTCCTGAAGCATTGTTGTCAGTTGCTGCCCTGGCCAGTCGAACAGCAGTGCAGCTATGGACACAGGTACCTAAATAGCAAAATACACCTTGACAACATCCTTTGCCCACCTCTCTCAGAGAGTTCAAGCACCTCATTCCCATCTCACGGAGAAGGCTGAGTGCCTCAAGAAACTCCAGTGGGAGACAAGGAGAGAACTTCATGCTGTTCCTCACTCACCACCTGGTCCACCGGGTCCACAGTGCTCTGGCTCCCCTCGGGTCCAGGTTTCACAGCATCAGCCTCTTCCACAGGTCCCGGCCC
This window contains:
- the ARID5A gene encoding AT-rich interactive domain-containing protein 5A isoform X4, whose protein sequence is MEAAGPGPVEEADAVKPGPEGSQSTVDPVDQVDSPALKPDTSSKEEQKRLVEEIGDEQASSREKEEEQAFLVNLYKFMKDRHTPIERVPHLGFKQINLWKIYKAVEKLGAYELVTGRRLWKNVYDELGGSPGSTSAATCTRRHYERLVLPYVRHLKGEDDKPLPPAKPRKQYKVSREPRGEQGDDAAEKSKRVKKEKSGDQVLPEKVKPDASAAPKRGRETVTDGPEQSRPGDRAEGLPISNTKDLAKSQLSVSCHSNCRAHGCSEAYKRLFSSFYSKGNHGIMSPLAKKKLLAQVSKAESLHCHERHLSHCPEGKKSRSAGLPCPSPELDSNRPSVIHQSKEGRSPVPEGDDANDPAQVCQPPNKGEGTPCPKGSLSPRGSQIFPRTEDGSSGRHLSPAPAIFTGHFHAYRSEVLKPVSCHPLRGPMEYFHGFKDFPESLSIYQQPGKDLQQANLPRKRQEGTEDCVEQPEDLRSKASQALPSWSRDSQGLSALYKSGSTGSRGSPFASVKGCWVPPIASFAKTSPQLPKNGGLIQPIPQSQVGSPALGLRPRSKRSLEEEGFVHGKKLKAISPLVKGVEPKDKRGESPSLQPGLAKPQAMVPNSSFPAPLPSAAGQDSYKGTMLRFPVNFGTPADHLKGQSSPLIPSHSVNPFVIPAFPGHILAASTQSSDLCRPLAASLVHYPTSYDSSLRHRLYPVSTWHNQPTYASPHGTTFHRNNKL
- the ARID5A gene encoding AT-rich interactive domain-containing protein 5A isoform X3 → MALSFKGKRKKKTSAMEAAGPGPVEEADAVKPGPEGSQSTVDPVDQVDSPALKPDTSSKEEQKRLVEEIGDEQASSREKEEEQAFLVNLYKFMKDRHTPIERVPHLGFKQINLWKIYKAVEKLGAYELVTGRRLWKNVYDELGGSPGSTSAATCTRRHYERLVLPYVRHLKGEDDKPLPPAKPRKQYKVSREPRGEQGDDAAEKSKRVKKEKSGDQVLPEKVKPDASAAPKRGRETVTDGPEQSRPGDRAEGLPISNTKDLAKSQLSVSCHSNCRAHGCSEAYKRLFSSFYSKGNHGIMSPLAKKKLLAQVSKAESLHCHERHLSHCPEGKKSRSAGLPCPSPELDSNRPSVIHQSKEGRSPVPEGDDANDPAQVCQPPNKGEGTPCPKGSLSPRGSQIFPRTEDGSSGRHLSPAPAIFTGHFHAYRSEVLKPVSCHPLRGPMEYFHGFKDFPESLSIYQQPGKDLQQANLPRKRQEGTEDCVEQPEDLRSKASQALPSWSRDSQGLSALYKSGSTGSRGSPFASVKGCWVPPIASFAKTSPQLPKNGGLIQPIPQSQVGSPALGLRPRSKRSLEEEGFVHGKKLKAISPLVKGVEPKDKRGESPSLQPGLAKPQAMVPNSSFPAPLPSAAGQDSYKGTMLRFPVNFGTPADHLKGQSSPLIPSHSVNPFVIPAFPGHILAASTQSSDLCRPLAASLVHYPTSYDSSLRHRLYPVSTWHNQPTYASPHGTTFHRNNKL